The genomic DNA agttaaataagtaaaataaaataatttctcctgtaagtcgctctggataagagcttctgctaaatgacgaaaatgtaaataaactcgAGGTTGGAAGCCTACATGCAAACCAATTGTTAAGCTTTTGTATAAATATTCACAATAACTGAAACACCGTTGGTTTACTTTCTCACTTTCAATTCATTATAATGAAATATTACGTCAGTAAACACGCGACTTTCAAAATGGGTATTATTGTTTGTTATCTATTAGCCTACAAATGCGTAGCCTAATGACACCAGATAAATAGACCGTTATGCAACGGTTTTGCCTTGTGCAAAGCAGGCTCCCATGTGCCGTTAACGTTCAAAATCGTCCCTCGGGAACCAGAACGCACAAGAAGAGATTCCGTTGGATTCCACCAACAAGACCCAACAACGACCAACAGGAATCCACTGCCTCACAGACGTCTACACCCACCTactctctatatttctctctctccctcatccactcttgctcccctctctctctctttctctctccccctctgtctatcacctctcccacacacacacacacacacacacagtaggcagAAAACTGATACTTTCCAGGAAACAGATTTAATATTGAGCAACAACCAACCTCGCCATGATTGTCAAAGTAAGAGTCACTGAACATACAGCAGCATCCACAATCCACCACACCCATCAAACACACCAGGAAAACAATCTTGCAAAACGAGACCTTCAACAAGTTGGCAACATGGGAAGAAACTCTTTGAAATGCCGCATTCAAGACAACTTGGAAAATCATAACCTCAGAGTTCAAATTTGCATACGCATTTTTTTTACGTAGAGCTTCCAATTGGTTGATTATGATACTTTCCTAGTGGAACCAAAAATTGGACCTCATTTTTCTACGAGTTTCCAAGTTGGAAATTTCAGAGTTTCCGAGTTCTGATACATAtaataaaatacaatttgataCAAGTCACATTAGAATGatcgtaaaaataaaaataatattcaCAGAAAACAAAAACCCATTAATATAGTAGTCATTCAAACACCTGTTCATAAATAGAAAAACCTCTTTATATATTTTCAGTGTATATACTATATTGTACAGTTATAGAAAATATAATATAATTCTGTACCATGCATAGATAGCCTTCTGGTTGTCTTTCCCTTATGAGTAGTCAGGCActtatacagtatacacacatacactggcCAAGAATCGAGTGCCGAATCACACGCAAAAACAACAAAGCCacttgtaaaaataaaaaatatgaaaacACCAGAACAAATTCTAAACACATTGATATGAAAGGATAATAGCGTTTCTATACATTAACCCACAACAAAGACCACTTATAGAAAACATATCAAAACCAACAGCGTTATATAGTGGAGTGTATTCTAACCTGAGAATCAGTATGTAAATCCTATACAATCttagcctggtaccagatctgtgTATTGTCTTGCCAATTGTATGGATATAGTCTTGTCAAACACCATGGTTGTACAGCACAAacacatctgggaccaggctatagcgGAGTGGAGatggctatacagcacaaacagatctgggaccaggctatagcgGAGTGGAGatggctatacagcacaaacagatctgggaccaggctatagcgGAGTGGAGatggctatacagcacaaaccgatctgggaccaggctatagcgGAGTGGAGATGGCtacacagcacaaacagatctgggaccaggctatagcgGAGTGGAGatggctatacagcacaaacagatctgggaccaggctatagcgGAGTGGAGatggctatacagcacaaacagatctgggaccaggctatagaggagtggagatggttacacagcacaaacagatctgggaccaggctatagcgGAGAGGAGATGGCtacacagcacaaacagatctgggaccaggctatagcgGAGTGGAGatggctatacagcacaaacagatctgggaccaggctagaataATCTCACTGTGCTTTTCCAGTATGCAAGTAGTAATCTCTTCTGCAGAAGTTGGATCCCTTCCAAGTCCTATTGGATATGAATGTAAACATGACTGGCACTTTGTTTCACAATCTCTGTCTTTCAACAGTCGCTACAGTTGTATAAGAcagggttgggatcaattccatttcatTTCAGAATGTAAAACTAATTCCAATcaaaagcattgaagagaattggaatttcagtgtattcctgaattgactggaattgaaaaggAATTGGGCCCAACCTTGGTATTGCAGTAGATACAACAATCATATAGAGTATAGTGTACAGTAGTTGTGCAAAAGATTTCCTATAGCCCACCATTTGGAACTTTCAGTAGTGTAAACCCAAAACAAACATTGGTTATTTTCATCAATCAAATGCATaatagcattaaaacacacagtATAAATTCATAGCAAAGTACATATTTAAATATATTAATCCCTTTACTGAATATATAGTGTTGTGTTTTTTCTTTTTACAGATAATCTACATCGGGAGGagagttccatgtaaaaccctgaATAATCTCAAACTGGGCATAATCTCAATCCTAATCTCACACGTTGTTTCATATTTATAATGGACGTATCCCGTatcccttatccctctctccttcagtcccttcTTTCTACTGCACCCCCGACCCTGTAGTATCATCACTATCCTGATCATTCGAAAGCGGCGACCCAGGCATCGACTCCCCCCCTGCCCCTTTCCCCCCTTTCAGCCCCTTCCCCCTCAGGAAGGCGGAGTTGGGGTGAAGGGCGTGgtagtgtttgagcagtgtatcctGGGAAGGGGCGGTGTGGCCACACTCCTCACAGACATAGAGCTTGTTGCGTCTCTCCTTATAGGCGTACTGCAGGGTCACACCGTGGATCTTCTTCATGTGAGACTCTAGAGAGCAGCGCTGGGTGAAGGCCTTGTCACAGAGAGAACACTTGTAGGGACGCActcctagagagagatgggttagagatggagggagagatgggttagagatggagagagagatgggttagagatggagggagagatgggttagagatggagagagagaagggttagagatggagagagagaagggttagagatggagagagagatgggttagagatggagagagatgggttagagatggagagagagatgggttagagatggagagagagatgggttagagatggagagagagatgggttagagatggagagagagatggagagagagatgggttagagatggagagagagaagggttagagatggagagagagaagggttagagatggagagagagaagggttagagatggagagagagaagggttagagatggagagagagatgggttagagatggagagagagatgggttagagatggagagagagatgggttagagatggagagagagagatgggttagagatgggagagagagatgggttagagatggagagagagagaagggttagagatggagagagagagaagggttagagatggagagagagatgggttagagatggagagagagatgggttagagatggagagagagatgggttagagatggagggagtgatgggttagagatggagagagagatgggttagagatggagagagagatgggttagagatggagagagagatgggttagagatggagagagagaagggttagagatggagagagagaagggttagagatggagagagagaagggttagagatggagagagagaagggttagagatggagagagagatgggttagagatggagagagagatgggttagagatggagagagagatgggttagagatggagagagagatgggttcgagatggagagagagatgggttagagatggagagacagatgggttagagatggagagagagaagggttagagatggagagagagatgggttagagatggagagagagatgggttcgagatggagagagatgggttcgagatggagagagatgggttagagatgcagagagagatgggttagagatggaTGGAGTGAtggggtagagatggagggagagatgggttagagatggagggagtgatgGGGTAGAGATGGATTgagagatgggttagagatggagagagagatgggttagagatggagggagtgatgggttagtgtggagagagagaagggttagagatggagggagagatgggttagagatggagagagagatgggttagagatggagagagagatgggttagagatggagagagagatggggtagagatggagagagagatgggttagagatggagagagagatgggttagagatggagagagtgatgggttagagatgggttagagatggagggagagatgggttagagatggagagagagatgggttacagatggagggagagatgggttagagatggagggagagatgggttagagatggagggagtgatggggtagagatgggttagagatggagggagtgatgggttagagatggagagagagaagggttagagatggagagagagaagggttagagatggagagagagatggggtagagatgagagagagatggggtagagatggagagagagatgggttcgagatggagagagagaagggttagagatggagagagagaagggttcgagatggagagagagatgggttcgagatggagagagagatgggttagagatggagagagagatgggttagagatggagagagagaagggttagagatggagagagagaagggttagagatggagagagaagggttagagatggagagagagaagggttagagatggagagagagaagggtagagatggagagagagatgggttagagatggagagagagatgggttagagatggagggagagatgggttagagatggagggagtgatggggtagagatggagagagagatgggttagagatggagagagagatgggttagagatggagagagagaagggttagagatggagagagagatgggttagagatggagagagagaagggttagagatggagagagagatgggttcgagatggagagagagatgggttagagatggagagagagaaggggtagagatggagagagagaagggtgagagatggagagagatgggttagagatggagagagagatgggttagagatggagagagagagatggggtagagatggagagagagatgggttagagatggagagagagatgggttagagatggagagagaagagagatgggggagggttagagatggagagagagaagggttagagatggagagagagatgggttagagatggagagagagatgggttagagatggagagagagatgggttagagatggagagagagaagggttagagatggagagagagaagggttagagatggagagagagatgggttagagatggagagagagaagggttcgagatggagagagagaagggttcgagatggagagagagatgggttcgagatggagagagagatgggttcgagatggagagagagatgggttagagatggagagagagaagggttagagatggagagagagaagggttagagatggagagagatgggttagagatggagagagatgggttagagatggagagagagatgggttagagatggagagagagaagggttagagatggagagagagatgggttagagatggagagagagaagggttagagatggagagagagaagagagagatgggttcgagatggagagagagatgggttcgagatggagagagatgggttagagatggagagagagatgggttagagatggagagagaagggttagagatggagagagagaagggttagagatggagagagagatgggttagagatggagagagagaagggttagagatggagagagagaagggttagagatggagagagagaagggttagagatgagttagagatggagagagaagggttagagatggagagagagaagggttagagatggagagagagatgggttagagatggagagagagatgagatggagggagagatgggttagagatggagggagtgatggggtagagatggagagagagattggttagagatggagggagtgatggggtagagatgggttagagatggagagagagatgggttagatatggagagagagatgggttagagatggagagagagaagggttagagatggagggtgagatgggttagagatggagagagagatggagagagagatgggttagagatggagagagagatgggttagagatggagagagagatgggttagagatggagagagagatgggttagagatggagagagagaagggttagagatggagagagagaaggtttagagatggagagagagaagggttagagatggagagagagaagggttagagatggagagagagatgggttagagatggagagagagatgggttagagatggagagagagatggggtagagatggagagagagatgggttagagatggagagagtgatgggttagagatgggttagagatggagggagagatgggttagagatggagagagagatgggttacagatggagggagagatgggttagagatggagggagagatgggttagagatggagggagtgatggggtagagatggagagagagatgggttagagatgAGGGAGTGATGGGGTAGACatgggttagagatggagggagtgatgtgttagagatggagagagagaagggttagagatggagggagagatgggttagagatggagagagagatgggttagagatggagagagagatgggttagagatggagagagagatgggttagagatggagagagagatggggtagagatggagagagagatgggttagagatggagagagagatgggttagagatggagagagagatgggttacagatggagggagagatgggttagagatggagggagagatgggttagagatggagggagtgatggggtagagatggagagagagatgggttagagatggagggagtgatgGGGTAGACatgggttagagatggagggagtgatgtgttagagatggagagagagaagggttagagatggagggagagatgggttagagatggagagagagatgggttagagatggagagagagatgggttagagatggagagagagatgggttagagatggagagagagatggggtagagatggagagagagatgggttagagatggagagagagatgggttagagatggagagagagatggggtagagattgagagagagatgggttagagatggagagagagatgggttagagatggagagagagatgggttagagatggagagagtgatgggttagagatgggttagagatggagggagagaagtgggACGAGAGGAGATGGAGTAGCACTAGGTGGAGAAACGGGGTGTGGGGTGGGTGGATTGGTTAGTGGTTGGTGTGGTGTACTGGTGAGTCTGTTCGCCTTTCTGTCCGTGCTCCTGTATGTGTgtcctacctgtgtgtgtgtgtgtgtgtcctacctgtgtgtgacctacctgagtgtgtgtgtgtcctacctgtGTGTGACCTACCTGAGTGTGTGTCCTACCTGTGTGTGACCTACCTGAGTGTTTGTCCTACCTGTGTGTGTTAactacctgagtgtgtgtgtgtcttacctgtgtgtgtgtgtgttctacctgtgtgtgtgtgacccctacctgtgtgtgtgtgtgtcctacctgtgtgtgtatgtcctacctgtgtgtgtatgtccacctgtgtgtgtttcctacctgtgtgtttgtgtgtgtgtgtgtgtgtgtgtgcgtgtgtgtcctacCTGTGTGTGTTCTGACGTGTCTCTTCAGGTCGAAGGTGTCGTTAAATCCTTTACCACAGTGGTTACATAGGTGTCTCTTAGTATCACTGTGACACTTCAGGTGCCGGTTCAACATCCTCTGGTACTGGAACACCTTCTGGCACATCTGATGGGTTAcacagaaacaggagagagagatgggttagggaggaagtggagagggggatgggttagggaggaacagaagagagagatgggttagggaggaacaggagagagagatgggttagggaggaacaggagagagagatgggttagggaggaagaggagagagagatgggttagggaggaagaggagagagatgggttagggaggaagaggagagagatgggttagggaggaagacatggagagagagatgggttagagaggatgacatggagagagagatgggttagagaggaagaggagagagagatgggttagagaggaagaggagagagagagatgggttagagaggaagaggagagagagatgggttagggaggaagaggagagagagatgggttagggaggaagaggagagagagatgggttagggaggaaggcatggagagagagatgggttagagaggaagacatggagagagagttgGGTTAGGGAGGaagacatggagagagaaaggggttagagaggaagaggagagagagatgggttagggaggaagaggagagagagatgggttagggaggaagacgagagagagatgggttagggaggaagacgagagagagatgggttagggaggaagaggagagagatgggttagggaggaagaggagagagagatgggttagggaggaagacgagagagagatgggttagggaggaagacgagagagagatgggttagggaggaagacgagagagagatgggttagggaggaagacgagagagagatgggttagggaggaagacatggagagagagatgggttagggaggaaggcatggagagagagatgggttagagaggaagacatggagagagagttgGGTTAGGGAGGaagacatggagagagaaaggggttacagaggaagaggagagagagatgggttagggaggaagaggagagagagatgggttagggaggaagacatggagagagaaaggggttacagaggaagaggagagagagatgggttagggaggaagacatggagagagaaaggggttacggaggaatagagggattgattagagatggaggaagatgagaaagggggatggagagatggttacagaggaagagaaagatggatgattagagatggagggagtagagagagggtgaaagCTCTTCTGGCATAGCTgacagaaagatggagagaatgggttaaaagggagagggggattgagacagggatggagagaatgggttaaaagggagagggggattgagacagggatggagagaatgggttagaagggagagggggattgagacagggatggagagaatgggttagaagggagagggggattgagacagggatggagagaatgGGTTagaagggagaggaagggtgagaggaTCGTGACATACCTTGCACACGAACGGCGCTTGAGCACCTGTCCCTGACTTCGTTACTGTGGAGACCAGGGCAGTAGGGGACGTCGTCAAGGAAACAGGTGTGGTGGTGATTTTGGGGACGGAAGGCTGGGGAGGTATTGGAATCTCACTGGGTAGCTCACCTGTAGTCACCTacagaagagacagagataaagagagagagagagagagatggagaaaatgggataaagagagagagagatggagagaatgggATAGAAGAGGGATTGAGacggatgggggagagagagaattaaaaaAAAGTTGGTCACAGGCGATAATTGGGGGTCTTATATTCTCAGAAAACCAAACACGActacataaataaaaatacatttaaaaaaagcccCCCCCCCATCATTCTCATAATGCCTCAGTCACTCACCTTGATTTTGGAGCGGACATAGGTGCTGCTCTGTGCTCTCCTCTTCACCTCTAACCCTGTGACCTGTAACCCTGTGATCTCTAACTCCCGACCAGGGCTCTGGGGTTGACCCAGCACCGTGCACGAGGGCATCTCCGCTATAGGGGTCATCACGCTGCGCACTgaatgtgactgtgtgtatttgGTGTATTCGTAGTGCGTCGTTGTGGCGAGACAGGGGCCGGTCTCTGCTAGACTGGCTTCAGTTTCCTCCAATAAGGGCACGGGGAAGACAGACACTGAaacggacagagagaaaggatacgatataagaatatatatatatataagatataacCTAAGAATTGGATACATTATGGCACAGTCACTCACACtagaaggacagagagaaaaagttCAAGATAAGAGCGTGGGTGGTGTCTAATTGTCTGTTTAAAGTATGCCAGAGAAGGCCCATGTCACACACAGTCTAGTTACCGTTGGACCAGTCTGACCAGCCAGTCCAGAGACACAGGTTGGTACTATACGctccttaaacacacacacacacacacacacacacacacacacacacacacacacacacacacacacacacacacacacacgcctccgcAGCCATATACAGTATTTGTGTCTCACTGCTCTGTGTGCACTTGTGTTTGCGTGTTCGTAGCAAAGGTTACCTATCCTATTCAACCTGTTACATACATCCCTATTAGAATCACAGAGACATTGTAACGATTCACTGATTCCCATCAGTCCCCGATTCAAATGCTTTAGATACAAGTTTATCGGTCGTCAGACCCCCAAACTGATCCAAATAGCATGTGTCGGGCAGAAAAATCGATTCAAACTCCCATCCCGAAAATACCTCTCATCTTTTGTGACAACTGATTTAACTACATGTAACTGCGTTGACAGACATCGATCTGTAAGTCATTTTATATGCTGAACAACCCCAGGCAATTTCAATAGCCTAGTCAAAGTGAGCACTGAGCTCAGCTTCGCATGCTGACCAATGAGAGGTGGACGGCCTGTTCCTGATCTTGGCACCGTCAGCATTCAAAATGCTAAAATGGCAACGCATTATATTAGGCTTTATTAGTTGAGTGACAACCTATGTCATTTGCTAGGTAATTGTTATCTATGGgatgttaaaaaaaaatggtgttttaCCAAGCTAGCAGAGATAAACTCATTTGTCTATAGCTCCTAAAACCTTAACAGAGGTTACAATAGATTTTATTTTGATTGTTCACCATCAGCAATAGTTTTGGTTGTTTTGCTTTTAACAAATCAGTTTTTATGGTTATTTTTAGATATGAAACAATCAACTTTATCCTGTATAACGAGGAGGTGTACTGGTATGGCCGAAACCAGAGGACAAAATCTCTCAGTAAAAACGTCCAAAACGTTCACAACCATTTGAATTGTAAGATGAGGGTGAAATCCAAAATTGTGCTATCTATTAATTGGCTATGTCATAGCCAATTTGTAAACAATAAATATTTATACATTACTAGCTCAAACTCTTAATCTGCAAAAATTACTAGTCTAGTTAATTGGTGGGTGATGGTGATTTCAGAACCAAAGTGTGGAGACAaacaatctgatagtggtagatggctaatcctcctttatggctctaatctgatagtggtagatggctAATTCTCCCTTATGGcgctaatctgatagtggtagatggctAATTCTCCCTTATGgccctaatctgatagtggtagatggctAATTCTCCCTTATGgccctaatctgatagtggtagatggctAATTCTCCTTTATGGcgctaatctgatagtggtagatggctaattctcccttatggctctaatctgatagtggtagatggctAATTCTCCCTTATGgccctaatctgatagtggtagatggctaattctcccttatggctctaatctgatagtggtagatgcctAGTTCTGCCTTATGTCTGCTCAGGTGCCTACATAgtaaatacaacacacacacacacacacacacacacacacacacacacacacacctacagcagatttgaatttagaatggaaaatgaatgtgcaTCAAATCATATCACATCCAACCGAATCGAATTGATTTGTTCTCTAATCAAACCGAATCGGTTCAaactgttacgttccccagctaGAAAACCAAATAATGTCGCTCAAACGGAAGGGAGAACTAACAAAGAgccactgacaacaaccaaaatGAAACAGGTGGAGTTTTAGGGctgggttctgaaagacactgaaAGTTGCCTAGCAACAACACCTGGAACCTAAAAGCCACCCACCAACGCCCACTAAATTTACCCTGAAGAGGAAAAcaagaagaaaacaaaaacacaccaaacttaaagacaggaaacaAACCAAAAAgtggaacaaaacaaaaaacagggAAGATCAGATAAAGGATTGTTTGTCTAGAAATTAAGATAGGGAGAGCTAtctaaatgtgttaaccctccacatctctcaagacaactggagcactgggacaGCCTCTCTTAAATAGCACAGGTGAAACAGAGCCAACTAAATGCTTTAACCAGTGGttgaaaaagtatccaattgtcatacttgactaaAAGATAGAAAATGTCTCAAGtaaaagtcatccagtaaaatactacttgagtaatcTAACTAAAATGTATCGATGCGTATGGAATGGTCTTGAAAGGTAATGATGCACATCTTTAGCTACTATT from Salmo salar chromosome ssa07, Ssal_v3.1, whole genome shotgun sequence includes the following:
- the LOC106608479 gene encoding putative transcription factor Ovo-like 1 codes for the protein MPRAFLVKKARYSPYKRNWSELPDDERGDVYIPVSVFPVPLLEETEASLAETGPCLATTTHYEYTKYTQSHSVRSVMTPIAEMPSCTVLGQPQSPGRELEITGLQVTGLEVKRRAQSSTYVRSKIKVTTGELPSEIPIPPQPSVPKITTTPVSLTTSPTALVSTVTKSGTGAQAPFVCKMCQKVFQYQRMLNRHLKCHSDTKRHLCNHCGKGFNDTFDLKRHVRTHTGVRPYKCSLCDKAFTQRCSLESHMKKIHGVTLQYAYKERRNKLYVCEECGHTAPSQDTLLKHYHALHPNSAFLRGKGLKGGKGAGGESMPGSPLSNDQDSDDTTGSGVQ